A region of Channa argus isolate prfri chromosome 8, Channa argus male v1.0, whole genome shotgun sequence DNA encodes the following proteins:
- the ivns1abpa gene encoding influenza virus NS1A-binding protein homolog A, with protein MIPNGYLIFEDESFLDSTVAKMNALRKSGQFCDVRLQVCGHELMAHRAVLACCSPYLFEIFNSDAEPHGVSHVTFEDLDPEAVEILLNYAYTAQLKADKDLVKEVYSAAKRFKMERVKQICGDYLLSKMDSQNAISFRNFASSMGDGRVLAKVDAFIQDHLLEVSEQEDFLKLPRLKLEVMLEDNLTLPSNGKLYSKVLSWVQRSLWENGDQLERLMGEVQTLYYSPDHKLVDGGLVIEGHSEVFGGEEDHLQFVQKKPVRESTQRQMSCSSSGSLSPSNQAANVPKQSARKEWKYIGSEKTTNNIYLCLAVLDGVLCVIFLHGRSSPQTSPSATPCLMKSLSFEAQPEELEEHPLSPMHYARSGLGTAALNGRLIAAGGYNREECLRTVECYDPKDDHWTFIAPMRTPRARFQMTVLMGQLYVIGGSNGHSDELSCGETYNPHADEWVQIPELRTNRCNAGVCSLNNKLYVVGGSDPCGQKGLKNCDAFDPVTKIWSSCASLNIRRHQAAVCELDGFMYAIGGAESWNCLNTVERYNPENNTWTLVASMNVARRGAAVAVHAGKLFVVGGFDGSHALRCVEVYDPARNDWRMLGSMTSSRSNCGVAMLGDTIYAVGGFDGNEFLNTMEVYNPEMDEWNDCAKALSLLSD; from the exons ATGATTCCAAACGGCTATTTGATCTTTGAGGATGAAAGTTTCCTGGATTCCACTGTGGCCAAAATGAATGCTCTGAGAAAGAGTGGTCAATTCTGCGATGTTAGACTGCAG GTTTGTGGTCATGAGTTGATGGCTCACCGTGCTGTTCTGGCTTGCTGCAGTCCCTACCTCTTTGAGATCTTTAATAGTGATGCTGAGCCTCATGGAGTCTCACATGTAACATTTGAAGATTTGGACCCAGAAGCTGTGGAGATCTTGCTCAACTATGCCTATACTGCCCA GTTAAAGGCAGACAAGGACCTGGTCAAAGAAGTTTATTCTGCAGCCAAAAGGTTCAAGATGGAGCGAGTCAAACAG ATTTGTGGTGATTATCTGCTGTCTAAGATGGATTCCCAGAACGCCATCTCCTTTCGTAACTTTGCCAGCTCTATGGGGGATGGCAGAGTTTTGGCCAAGGTGGACGCTTTTATCCAAGACCATCTACTGGAAGTGTCTGAACAGGAGGACTTCCTTAAACTTCCCCGCCTCAAG ttaGAAGTAATGCTAGAAGACAACCTGACCCTGCCCAGCAATGGCAAGCTTTACTCAAAAGTGCTGAGCTGGGTGCAGCGTAGCCTTTGGGAGAATGGAGACCAACTGGAACGACTGATGGGCGAG gTGCAAACGCTGTACTACTCACCTGACCATAAGCTGGTGGATGGAGGACTGGTGATTGAAGGGCACAGTGAGGTGTTTGGTGGCGAGGAGGACCACCTTCAGTTTGTGCAG AAGAAACCTGTACGGGAGAGCACCCAGAGGCAGATGAGCTGCAGCTCCTCAGGAAGTCTGTCACCCTCCAACCAAGCAGCAAATGTCCCCAAACAGTCTGCTAGGAAAGAGTGGAAGTACATCGGCTCTGAGAAGACCACAA ACAACATCTACTTATGTCTGGCTGTGCTGGATGGTGTGCTGTGTGTGATCTTCTTGCATGGTCGCAGCAGCCCTCAGACCTCTCCTTCTGCCACCCCCTGTCTGATGAAGAGCCTGAGCTTTGAGGCGCAGCCTGAAGAGTTGGAGGAGCACCCGCTCTCACCAATGCATTATGCTCGCTCTGGCCTGGGCACCGCAGCCCTCAATGGAAGGCTCATCGCAGCAG GGGGCTACAACAGAGAAGAGTGTCTGAGGACTGTGGAGTGTTACGACCCGAAAGACGACCACTGGACCTTCATCGCACCCATGCGGACTCCAAGGGCTCGATTCCAGATGACTGTTCTCATG GGTCAGCTGTATGTGATTGGAGGTTCAAATGGACATTCTGATGAGCTGAGCTGCGGGGAGACATACAATCCACATGCTGATGAGTGGGTGCAAATACCAGAGCTAAGGACAAACCGCTGCAATGCAG GTGTCTGCTCCTTGAACAACAAACTCTATGTTGTGGGAGGGTCGGACCCCTGTGGGCAGAAGGGCCTTAAGAACTGTGACGCTTTTGACCCTGTGACCAAAATCTGGAGCAGCTGTGCCTCCCTTAACATCA GGAGGCACCAGGCAGCAGTGTGTGAGTTGGATGGCTTCATGTATGCAATTGGAGGGGCAGAGTCGTGGAACTGCCTGAACACTGTGGAACGCTACAACCCCGAGAACAACACCTGGACCCTGGTAGCTTCCATGAATGTGGCTCGCAGGGGGGCTGCCGTTGCTGTCCATGCAG GCAAACTGTTTGTTGTTGGTGGCTTCGATGGCTCCCATGCACTCCGCTGTGTGGAGGTGTACGACCCCGCCCGCAATGACTGGAGGATGCTGGGTAGCATGACATCTTCACGAAGCAATTGTGGCGTGGCCATGCTCGGCGACACAATCTACGCCGTGGGCGGCTTTGACGGAAACGAGTTTCTTAACACAATGGAGGTCTACAACCCCGAGATGGACGAGTGGAACGACTGTGCCAAGGccctgtctctcctctctgacTGA